A region of the Sulfurihydrogenibium sp. genome:
AAGTATTACTTTATCGATGTACTTTTCTAACTCTTTTATAGCCTCTTCTTTTGTCTTGCCAATTAGATTGATAGATGGGGTTATATCTGTTTTTGATTTGGTTATGAGACTTGTCGATAATTTTGTGTGATGGTGTTCCAAAATTCCCGTAAGTTTACCTTTCCTTGTCATTCCGAGGCCGTAAGGTCGAAAGATCTCGTTTTTGATTTTTTCGATTTGAAAAGAAAATTATGAGATTCCTCGC
Encoded here:
- a CDS encoding Smr/MutS family protein, encoding MTRKGKLTGILEHHHTKLSTSLITKSKTDITPSINLIGKTKEEAIKELEKYIDKVILEGYTTFKIIHGYGTGVLRNVVREYLDKLPFKLKYEDAPYHEGGLGVTIVRFEE